The sequence CAAACAGGACTCCAAAATCTATTTAGACTATaggtttaaaatgtatattcatATTGTAACAAggaaaaaatgttaattaaaaaaaatgtaaaaaaaaaatcatctgtagACTTTATAGACCTACAACATAGATTTATAAAGCTCTATAAAGTGTTTATATCTGCTAGTCTGTCTAATACTCACAGGgctctttattttctccaaaCAAGCTCTTCTGTGGAAGTGAATAAtagaatgtacatttttttcagtaCATATTCTGTTGCTCTCTATTAAACTTTAATCTAATAAGCAAATAATAATCTATGATTAccatcaataaacaaattaagcaaaattttaGTATAAACCTACCCATGAGAAATGACCTGTTTAAAACATCATAAAGAAACATGATATTAAGATGACATCATGAAGAAAACACCTTTATTAGGTTTGTAGATGGTGCAAAtacatcagtttaaaaaaaggaaaacactgAATGTTAGAATAAATCTAAAATGCTGCTCTGTGAAACAGAAACCCAGTGAGTTTATGACAGTTAACTGGATTATGATGACTGATAAAATCTTCTGACTGAATGGTGATATAccaaaacattaaacaatataaaacaaaatatatcatataaataaatatattatataataaaaaaaaaaattactgtttTATGTTCAGGATTGACAACCTTTAAAGCCTTTGTATATCTAACTTACTTGCCATCTTTATCTTCCTGTAAGTTCAGActaaaagaagtgtgtgtgagagagagagagagagagagagagagagagagagagagtgagagagattcaGTGCCAtcgtctttctctttctatgtcATAAAGGTAATCAAACCcaatatcatattatatttaaatatattatttaacagCTCTTTACTCACTTCTTTATCTGCTGCTTTAGAagaactcacacacaacaaGCTGAACTGTTTCACTTTCATGTTCACTTTTGATGCAGACTCGCTGGACCCACATCCTGTTCTAGTCTTCCTCTCTAGACTTCATATTTACTTTAGTAAAGTCTTTATTCACAGTGTATGTGCTAACCCTTCTATATGTGTCCCTGTGTTAACTGTAGCTAACACCTTGAAAAACTTGGTGTGAGGTCCATATTCTTAAGGACACTGGACTCTGGtattatgtatttaaattcACTTATGATGCTCTGAACTctgaaataaactaaacaatagcttcttgttgttgttgttttttctcttgTGAAAATAGTAAAGGACATTATGTTGGACATTTGTGTCTAATTCTCTTCtaacttctgttttctttcagtTAATTTTTACCTGTGTTAACTGTGTGCCCTAATCATCTGCTCACATTGGACAGATTCATCAGGTACAGAAACATAACTGTGGAGGGAAAAATCATGCAGCCAGaaacaaattattaatgtatgtgtatttatacaaCTGCTTCAAGACAAATATAAAATTGTTCTGATATCAGCACATGTAACTATAGAACATTATATATGGAGAACTTTAATGACTCATCAGTCCATTTAGATCTTCTCCCATACTGAGGTGTAGCTCCTTATTAGtgcaggagaaaataaagtgtagGACAGACATTCTGATGGAGtctgtcagtggtgtgtgttatatgctgcgtgtttgttgtgtcttttaCTCGACACGGTAAACGTCTCTGTACATTATTACACTGCAGTGAGGTTACAcacaggtgcattgtgggaaagaaGCTGACTGATGGAAGTGGAATCTCACTTACTGATCAGACTCCTTCACATAAACATGATCTGAAAATCatctttatgtttctatttgattcctggattaaaatgtaatatatgtgataagtttataaaatatcagcttttactaTTAGTGTGAAGTCGAGTTATTTACTTACCGCTGTGAGAAgtatcatgtaaaacaacagagagaaatgtaatgttagataaaatacaatgagaaaaacttatgatttacagtcagaacagctgataaacaatcttcactctgtgctttcaAAGATGTTCAGCTACAATTTCAACTATTTCAATAAAATAGAACAACAGATAGTGAATCATTATGTCAGAACACTGAGGTGTCGTCATGTATTAAAACCCAGACCCAATCACAGGGAAGCTAAAAACACTGCATCAGTTACCTCAAAGTTAATACAGTgttagtaataaaaatgtaacatgATAAACTGTACTGTTATAATGTTCACAGGAATATTAATCTTATCATTGTTAGGAAAAAGTTTTAGAGCTTTGACTCATGAATTACTGATTTGAGCTGCAGTACGTTACTCATCTGAATGAAGTAGTTCGCTCTTATTCTCCACTCATTCTGTCAGtgcagttcatttaaaaactagtGACTGGTTAAACTTAACAAGGTTAACTGAGCTCATAAAAATGACTATGGAgctgtaaattaaatgaaattaattcatttccATTCACTAACATGAGAACCGGAGGAGTTAATAACTGCAGATAGCCACTAGAGGGCGCCAGATGCATTTTGGctttactttattttctttatggaCTTCAGCTTGCGTGAGgataaaaaaaggtaaaaaaaaaaaaaaatacaagatccTGTTGTTGACCTCTTTATTACAGTTATTGTACATTTCTACATGCAAAACATTCCATAAACCTTTCAGTAAATACACATTCAATTTTATTGCACACCCAGATAATGTAGAAATGTGTCACTCATtcagctgtttgtgtttctgttacAGAAATGAGGTATGAATTAAGAAGCAGAACAAGACACCAGGAGAAAAGAGCTTAGTGAAGTAACAGTGACactaaaacattattaaacacagGAAAAGTGTCACTACATGGTTTCAGTTCCTGTGTTTCTATCATTATAGACTCCCCTAACTAACACcattacagaataaaacacttggaggTGTTCAGTTAGAGgaaaatgattaatgattaggTTACTGTTCCCACCTGGAAATAGATTATTTACTGACTACAAACATTcttagtgtttattaaataaagaatgacACGTTACTTTTCCCATTTAGTTTAACATGTAAATGCTGTGGAACGTCTGAGTTATCACTTATAGCAGGAATAATAACAGCTATAGATGTGATTCCTTCATCagtctcttttctctgtcttgATGCtgataaatagaaaataaagcagTCACATCACAGAGAAAGCGTCTGAACTGGAGTTCTGCTATTTCAGTACCAGTTTACATGTCACATGTGGTATAATCTGAAACCCTCCTCCTGTTAGTGAGTTTTAGATGAACATCAtagcagctcacacactctgacatgTCAAGAGAAAATGTCTCACAATGCCAGACCTTTATTAAGACTGTCTTTGTTTACAATTGCACAAAATCGTCCTCTGGTTAATTGTTcagttataaaatatttgtcaCAATGTGTGATTTTTCACTGCAGCAGCAAAATAGAGCTCTAGGTCATAAATGCAACGTAAACGTACTGTATCTTAAACCTGCTGCTGGATCTGATATGTTACACTTATCAATGTTGTCCTTTTGACTTCTTCACTCAGTCTAAAATGTTCTCTGTTCTTCTCCTCCATCTGTCTGCTGAACTCTTTACACCTTTGTTTTTGAGGACAACATGTTTCTCTGGAGTTCAGGCAGGATGATCTTCATGAGGTTTAAAATGGTGCACTGTATTTGTTACACTGATTATACAGTGAACTGTAGTGAGCTCTGATCTTTCACAAACCATCAACTCCTTCAATTTAATGTTACAAATATGAACCTCATTGAGCAGCAGTGTGGTATAAAATGGTTAATAGTGTTGTTTAAAGGTGAATAAAACAATGtgcataaataatgaaatatattttccaCAGGTTTTGTCCTGAAGGTGTCAAACCAGTGTATCATCAAACCCTTAAAATGTACCTTCAGCTTTCAAGTAAAGTGTTAATGTCCTCCTCGACTCTCTCAGTCTGTTAGGAATCACATTCTTTATCGTGTTCAGTAAATTTATTCCTGTTCTGGGTTTGTTAATTCCAGCACAGTTGTAATGTAAGCTTCTTTCAGCATACTGAAATTTTCTGTGACCTCAAAAAGTTTCTGTTGAAGATTCTCCAGCTCTCTGTACTTCTCCTCCATCTGTCTGCTGAAATCTTCCTGCATCTTTGTTTTTGAGACTAAAAGCTTTCTCTGGAGTTCAGGCAGGATGATCTTCATGAGCTTTCTCTCCGCCTCTGTCATGACATCTCCTTCATACATTTCCCAAATCTCCTCCATCTCTTGTCTGTGCCTCTCCTCCATCTCtatcctctccatctctctcttttcttttagtttCATCAACTCATCTCCGATTTCTGTCCTTCGCTCTACCTCTTGTTCCAGTTCCAGttccagttctttctttttctctttatccctctcttctttcatctttctctccAGTTCAGTTGTTCGGTCATTAAGTTGTCTGATGTCTCTTTCATGCTCCTCAATCACTCCCGCTATCTTTCTCAGAGAATCCTGCACCTCGttctctattttttctttcatgtccatctcctctctctctcttttctcttcttttttctttcgaATCGTTGCCTCCATGGCTCTAATGAGAGATTCTATCTCCAGGTAGATGTCAGTGCTGTATAATTTCTCTCTGCTTCCTTCCACCATCTTCTCTATCTTCTCCAATAGCTCTGAGACCTGAGAACCATCTCCACTCTCTTTAATGTTGAGACAGTGAAACCTTTTCCCACATTTCTCTACAAGTCTCTGGACTTCCTGGTCTCCTGATTGGATGAAGTCCTCAATGTTCTTCTTCTGATGTTCATCAGTAACACTGAATATGATCATTGTGTTTCTCCAGCATGTCTCTCCAAAGATCTCCTCTATTTTCTCCAGcatccctctctcctctcctgtaGGCTGCTTTAGAGGTATGACCAGGAGGAAGGCGTGGGGTCCTGGAGCAGACAGATGGACACAGTGTCCCACGTCTTGTCTCAGCTTCTCCAGAGAGAGTTCAGGAGAGAACCAGTCAGGCGTGTCCACCACAGTCACCTTCCTCCCGGCCACCTCCCCCTGTGTGCTCTCACTCTGCTGGGTGgctgtagatgtagctgtagaCGTAGCAGCCTGGTTCCTCTCCTCTCTGCCCAGGATGATGTTTCCTGTTACACTCTTCCCAGACCCCGTCCTCCCCAGCAGCACCAGCCTCAGTTCTGCTACAGGAACCGATGCTGGAGGATGTGGACTAGACGATTCTCCACCCACTGAAATGAACaagaatgaatcatttaataCAGAATCACTTACTACATTGTGGTGATGACGCTGTTCTATGGAGTATGGAGGCCGACTGCCTTTATATAACTCATACTCAAATTCCTCATCATGTTAGTGTCACTGTTATTGACGGAGGAAAGATTGATGTCGTCCATATCAAATGATTTTCTGTCACGCTGCTCAGAATCCAgagatatttaacatttttcatttttacctaTTAGatctttttttcagaattttttatgTCCATGTTTTATATCAGCTTTACAATGTTGATGTTTTGACTGAAATCAAATTCTAAATTTAAATCTGTCTGCTGCTTCTCTTTATATTCATCTCTTTTACCTCAAACTACTGTTGAGTTTCACATTAAACATACAACAATCATTAATCACTCACATGTTGGACGATTTCCCTCCATACTGTTAGTTTTCCTGATTGGTGCTGCTGAGTCCTGAGTCTCGTCACTCACTAGGAAACATCAGAACCAGTCAGAATGACATTCTTCAGAAGGTAGAGTTAGACAGATGATATAATAAAGTTATGTCTTATACACTATAACTAACCCCTGTCACTGTTTAAGTTACATTTCTTTATAATATCTGAAGAGTTGCACTATTAAGGAtcattacagtatatgtatgtattaatttattaattgaatatttaaaaacaatgacaTTCTGAGAAACTTCTATAAATTGCTTAATTTGACATACAGTATTACTTACTTTTTGGAGGTAAAAGTTCCTTGCTGTTTCTTCTCCTGATGGAGGCTGATGATTCTGGATCTGTCTGTTCCTGCAGCTGCTTTGTTTTCTCCTCTAgaagtctgtctttctcctgaaGCTCTTTGTCTCTTCCCATTagctgtgtctctttctcttcaagCTGTTGGTTTTTTTCTGCTAACTCAGATTTCTGTTGTTCCACTACGATCATCATGTGCTGTAGTTGTCTCTGATTGTCCGTCAGCAGTTTGTTCAGATTCtctaattgtgtgtttttctcctccACGTGTCGCTGACTGTCATCTAACACCTTAATTGTTTTGTCCAGTACAGCGCTTGTCTGTTTGAgcagtttctctttctcttccagtgtcttgtccttcttctgaagctctttgtctctttctattaagtgtgtctctctcttagTTAGaagactctctttctcttcaagtagttgttttttttctgctaactCAGATTTCTGTTGTTCCACTACGATTATCATGTGCTGTAGTTGTCTCTGcttgtcctgcagctcctgtcccagtgtgtccagtttatttgtactggtttcCAGCTCTTTATCTGTGTTCTTCAactgtgtttctttctccttcagcagtttgttcagattctctaattgtgtgtttttatcctccacgaTTCGCTGACTGTCGTCTAACACATTAATTGTTTTGTCCAGTACAGCTCTTGTCTGTTTGAgctgtttctccttctcttccagtgtcttgtccttcttctgaagctctttgtctctttccattagctgtgtctctctctcagttagaagactctctttctcttcaagctgttgtttttcttctgttaaCTCAGTTTTCTGTTGATTCTTCAGTTCTGAGATTATCTTGTCTTTGTTTCTCAGTAATTGTGATGCTCCGTCCAGTTCCTTAAAAACTTGGGCAGGAGAGTGAGCTGAATGATTAATGTGGTCAAAACTAGAGATCATCTACAGAAACAGTGCTTATTATGACAAAATCCAAAATgactatttataattatttaagatgAAAAGTGAAGtgagtaataagtttaactataacgtacatttcctgaagaaaatgggaatggtgcttgcacgtggcaagttcccctcgtcgtgctgagtgttttgatatgtcacatgtccatgttgtgctaactttttgatttcgcttattttgggggtggggctacatgttacgtcatcagaatacccgcgagcaagttcccctcattgttctgagtgttttgatatgtcacatgtccatgttctgcacatttttgattttcacgtgacatcacgtgacgtcaggTGACGTCATCAATATatacgtgaggcagttccctgattgtgctgagtgttttgatatatgacatgttcatgttgtgcaaactttttgatttcgcttattttgggggcggggctacacgtgacgtcacgtggcgtgaccaaaacacgcgtgaggcagttcccctcatcagGCTGAGtgtttgatatatgacatgtccatgttgtgctaaccttttgatttcacttattttgggggcggggttacatgtgacgtcagttcccctcatcgggctgggggccaatacttttggaattattggattgatagtgtggagttgatagttacatgtattgagagtctccCTTACATCTATAGTCACTAggagaacacagagacagaagccaaaaaacaaaacaataaaaaataaataacaattggttataccaggggtcacCATCGTAAAGTATAGGCCAGAGATATTCAATTAAAacttaaagaggtccagtaagagaaaatgtattgaagcaaaggtccggaagatcataatgtctaactagttagtgtgagatatatttatgtagcctagtagttgtatcaacatctgcaagcaatcaatacctgactgtcaaatcaaataaattcagtacaattcaaaaaccttttgacaatatttattgtcacttaacatagaactgaacatatgtatgattgtagatatgtataacgttctctcattaaataaataaaagtagggctacatttcaaaagaagagaaaataaataaaatgtgaaaattgtgtatgtttaaataaagtgcttaactttcccttttatatctcagtgagagaactgagctctagcttggcaggatgttaaacctgggcttgaatggagtcagggctgttctcatacacatgtggaggtgctcattagtgagcctggaaccatatttagttttgatcatgttcattgtagagaaagctgccttgcagttgtacagtatgtagaaccaaacatggtcaggacgAATAAAGCTACTTTCCTCaaacctgggaaagctgtctcagggacgctgtcttcagatttgagtggatatgtttgttcaaaacctttgtgttttgtctcatgACGGCGTTTCAcattcacttttaataagtgccacagtttctgaacatatgagagacatgagacacactggtttacatatgagacacactggtttggTGCTCCCAGTGGGAagtatgaacagaaatcagtctgtccattctggattaaatgctctatttccgctgtccacttttcttttttttttggagagcgccatttgttttttattctccctttctccgtctcactcgtctgtttctctccctttctccgtc comes from Tachysurus vachellii isolate PV-2020 chromosome 26, HZAU_Pvac_v1, whole genome shotgun sequence and encodes:
- the LOC132841167 gene encoding WD repeat-containing protein 87-like isoform X1, translating into MIFPSTVMFLYLMNLSNKEAQSGAQQRTEQTDFWVYQRDRKWTEDERKKMEKSVLLTVFKELDGASQLLRNKDKIISELKNQQKTELTEEKQQLEEKESLLTERETQLMERDKELQKKDKTLEEKEKQLKQTRAVLDKTINVLDDSQRIVEDKNTQLENLNKLLKEKETQLKNTDKELETSTNKLDTLGQELQDKQRQLQHMIIVVEQQKSELAEKKQLLEEKESLLTKRETHLIERDKELQKKDKTLEEKEKLLKQTSAVLDKTIKVLDDSQRHVEEKNTQLENLNKLLTDNQRQLQHMMIVVEQQKSELAEKNQQLEEKETQLMGRDKELQEKDRLLEEKTKQLQEQTDPESSASIRRRNSKELLPPKMSDETQDSAAPIRKTNSMEGNRPTLGGESSSPHPPASVPVAELRLVLLGRTGSGKSVTGNIILGREERNQAATSTATSTATQQSESTQGEVAGRKVTVVDTPDWFSPELSLEKLRQDVGHCVHLSAPGPHAFLLVIPLKQPTGEERGMLEKIEEIFGETCWRNTMIIFSVTDEHQKKNIEDFIQSGDQEVQRLVEKCGKRFHCLNIKESGDGSQVSELLEKIEKMVEGSREKLYSTDIYLEIESLIRAMEATIRKKKEEKREREEMDMKEKIENEVQDSLRKIAGVIEEHERDIRQLNDRTTELERKMKEERDKEKKKELELELEQEVERRTEIGDELMKLKEKREMERIEMEERHRQEMEEIWEMYEGDVMTEAERKLMKIILPELQRKLLVSKTKMQEDFSRQMEEKYRELENLQQKLFEVTENFSMLKEAYITTVLELTNPEQE
- the LOC132841167 gene encoding WD repeat-containing protein 87-like isoform X3, which produces MIFPSTVMFLYLMNLSNKEAQSGAQQRTEQTDFWVYQRDRKWTEDERKKMEKSVLLTVFKELDGASQLLRNKDKIISELKNQQKTELTEEKQQLEEKESLLTERETQLMERDKELQKKDKTLEEKEKQLKQTRAVLDKTINVLDDSQRIVEDKNTQLENLNKLLKEKETQLKNTDKELETSTNKLDTLGQELQDKQRQLQHMIIVVEQQKSELAEKKQLLEEKESLLTKRETHLIERDKELQKKDKTLEEKEKLLKQTSAVLDKTIKVLDDSQRHVEEKNTQLENLNKLLTDNQRQLQHMMIVVEQQKSELAEKNQQLEEKETQLMGRDKELQEKDRLLEEKTKQLQEQTDPESSASIRRRNSKELLPPKMGGESSSPHPPASVPVAELRLVLLGRTGSGKSVTGNIILGREERNQAATSTATSTATQQSESTQGEVAGRKVTVVDTPDWFSPELSLEKLRQDVGHCVHLSAPGPHAFLLVIPLKQPTGEERGMLEKIEEIFGETCWRNTMIIFSVTDEHQKKNIEDFIQSGDQEVQRLVEKCGKRFHCLNIKESGDGSQVSELLEKIEKMVEGSREKLYSTDIYLEIESLIRAMEATIRKKKEEKREREEMDMKEKIENEVQDSLRKIAGVIEEHERDIRQLNDRTTELERKMKEERDKEKKKELELELEQEVERRTEIGDELMKLKEKREMERIEMEERHRQEMEEIWEMYEGDVMTEAERKLMKIILPELQRKLLVSKTKMQEDFSRQMEEKYRELENLQQKLFEVTENFSMLKEAYITTVLELTNPEQE
- the LOC132841167 gene encoding WD repeat-containing protein 87-like isoform X2 — protein: MILLTDWKEAQSGAQQRTEQTDFWVYQRDRKWTEDERKKMEKSVLLTVFKELDGASQLLRNKDKIISELKNQQKTELTEEKQQLEEKESLLTERETQLMERDKELQKKDKTLEEKEKQLKQTRAVLDKTINVLDDSQRIVEDKNTQLENLNKLLKEKETQLKNTDKELETSTNKLDTLGQELQDKQRQLQHMIIVVEQQKSELAEKKQLLEEKESLLTKRETHLIERDKELQKKDKTLEEKEKLLKQTSAVLDKTIKVLDDSQRHVEEKNTQLENLNKLLTDNQRQLQHMMIVVEQQKSELAEKNQQLEEKETQLMGRDKELQEKDRLLEEKTKQLQEQTDPESSASIRRRNSKELLPPKMSDETQDSAAPIRKTNSMEGNRPTLGGESSSPHPPASVPVAELRLVLLGRTGSGKSVTGNIILGREERNQAATSTATSTATQQSESTQGEVAGRKVTVVDTPDWFSPELSLEKLRQDVGHCVHLSAPGPHAFLLVIPLKQPTGEERGMLEKIEEIFGETCWRNTMIIFSVTDEHQKKNIEDFIQSGDQEVQRLVEKCGKRFHCLNIKESGDGSQVSELLEKIEKMVEGSREKLYSTDIYLEIESLIRAMEATIRKKKEEKREREEMDMKEKIENEVQDSLRKIAGVIEEHERDIRQLNDRTTELERKMKEERDKEKKKELELELEQEVERRTEIGDELMKLKEKREMERIEMEERHRQEMEEIWEMYEGDVMTEAERKLMKIILPELQRKLLVSKTKMQEDFSRQMEEKYRELENLQQKLFEVTENFSMLKEAYITTVLELTNPEQE